A DNA window from Pseudomonas wuhanensis contains the following coding sequences:
- the parS gene encoding type II RES/Xre toxin-antitoxin system antitoxin, translating to MGTSTAARRPVKKKNVSREVAIAAFWRFSSHRESLTDYERLHQIRVGFPADLIQVVRLAFDLQDRHLETLLNASISTLERRRREQKSLDPVASERLDRIATLSRLAEAIFETQVTATQWMSAPNKALGGTAPIMLCETELGAKQVRRILQALEWGGAT from the coding sequence ATGGGTACTTCAACTGCGGCTCGACGTCCGGTAAAAAAGAAAAATGTCTCTCGAGAGGTGGCGATCGCTGCCTTTTGGCGATTCAGTTCCCATCGAGAGTCGCTGACGGATTACGAGAGGCTGCACCAAATAAGAGTAGGGTTTCCCGCTGACCTCATCCAGGTTGTTCGTTTGGCCTTCGACCTTCAAGACCGCCACTTGGAAACGCTGCTCAATGCATCAATTTCGACCCTTGAAAGACGACGGCGAGAGCAAAAGAGCCTTGATCCTGTCGCCTCCGAGCGTTTGGACAGAATTGCTACGCTCAGTCGCTTGGCCGAGGCGATATTTGAGACACAAGTGACAGCCACACAGTGGATGTCGGCGCCGAATAAAGCGCTCGGTGGGACCGCACCGATCATGCTCTGCGAAACAGAGCTAGGAGCTAAACAAGTTCGTCGTATTCTTCAGGCCCTTGAGTGGGGTGGTGCAACCTGA
- a CDS encoding site-specific integrase — protein sequence MTTVAERYLQAARRESTTRRYQQALAHYESGWGGFLPASSDSIVRYLAEHAELSISTLRGHLAALARWHQLHGFVDPTKAPQVRDVLRGIQALHPREVRQAKPLQLRELEQCVAALDQEGMSPDLPVRLRAVRDRALLLLGFWRAFRSDDLCRLRIETNQLVVGEGLSLFLSSSKSDRDFQGRTVSVPALKRLCPVQAYEDWLMLSQLQAGPVFCGIDRWGHLSTEALHPYSVARVLRRALTRAGVAGERYSGHSLRRGFATWASRNHWSPKALMEYVGWRDVHTAMRYVEADAPFGDWRRRAEESK from the coding sequence ATGACCACAGTCGCAGAGCGTTACCTGCAAGCGGCGCGCCGCGAAAGTACCACCCGGCGCTACCAGCAGGCTTTGGCGCATTACGAGTCCGGCTGGGGCGGTTTTCTCCCAGCCTCCAGTGACAGCATCGTGCGCTACCTTGCTGAGCATGCTGAGCTGTCGATCAGCACCTTGCGTGGCCACCTCGCGGCCCTGGCGCGTTGGCATCAACTCCACGGATTTGTTGACCCGACCAAAGCCCCGCAGGTGCGTGACGTATTGCGTGGAATCCAAGCCTTGCACCCGCGCGAAGTCCGCCAAGCCAAGCCCTTGCAACTGCGCGAATTGGAACAGTGCGTGGCGGCCTTGGACCAGGAGGGGATGTCGCCCGATCTGCCGGTGCGCCTGCGCGCCGTCCGCGATCGGGCTTTGTTGTTGCTGGGCTTTTGGCGGGCCTTTCGCAGCGACGATCTGTGTCGCCTGCGAATTGAGACCAATCAGTTGGTGGTGGGCGAAGGGCTGAGCCTGTTTCTGTCCAGCAGCAAATCCGACCGGGATTTTCAGGGCCGAACCGTCAGCGTGCCGGCCTTAAAACGCCTATGTCCGGTCCAGGCGTACGAGGATTGGCTGATGCTCAGTCAATTGCAGGCGGGGCCGGTGTTCTGTGGCATTGACCGTTGGGGCCATCTCTCCACTGAGGCTCTACACCCTTACAGTGTGGCGCGGGTGTTGCGCCGGGCCCTGACGCGCGCCGGCGTCGCCGGCGAACGCTACAGCGGTCATTCGCTGCGCCGCGGCTTTGCGACTTGGGCCAGCCGCAATCATTGGAGCCCGAAAGCCTTGATGGAGTACGTAGGCTGGCGCGACGTGCACACGGCCATGCGCTATGTAGAGGCCGATGCGCCCTTCGGCGACTGGCGGCGTCGCGCAGAAGAGTCAAAATGA
- a CDS encoding DNA-binding protein: MARGGINKALVHAARDALLARGLNPSIDLVRVELGNTGSKSTIQRYLKELNDSASAATSPPVTEEVLSLVNSLAERLIQQAQTSVAEEREAVGRQQAGYAQERAQLRERLEQSLTTITQLTHEREEQRQCERQLREQLQDSEGEHQRLRQLVTGQQQLLEERAHRVESLEEKLQNAREGLEHYRQEQRSLRGQELRRHDEQVQQLRQELRTLQNAQLAKQEELVTVYREQERLLNEYRAQQANLRQQIHALEDCQRTFDIVNGQLQLLIAEHAVLRGRVRPYLLQHREDRRQLREQARQIEALQTLLRQMMPST; the protein is encoded by the coding sequence ATGGCCCGTGGTGGTATCAACAAAGCCCTGGTACACGCCGCACGTGATGCCCTGTTAGCGCGTGGGCTAAATCCCAGCATTGACCTGGTACGCGTCGAACTGGGCAACACTGGATCGAAAAGCACCATCCAACGTTATCTAAAGGAACTTAACGATAGCGCCAGCGCCGCCACGTCGCCGCCGGTGACTGAGGAAGTCCTGTCATTGGTTAACAGTCTAGCCGAGCGCCTGATTCAACAAGCGCAGACGTCTGTGGCCGAAGAGCGGGAGGCAGTCGGTCGCCAGCAGGCCGGGTATGCGCAAGAACGCGCGCAGCTACGCGAACGACTAGAACAATCACTAACCACTATCACCCAGCTGACCCACGAACGGGAGGAGCAACGTCAATGCGAACGACAATTACGCGAGCAGTTACAAGACAGTGAGGGTGAACACCAACGGTTGCGACAGCTCGTAACAGGCCAGCAACAGCTACTCGAAGAACGGGCCCACCGGGTAGAGTCGCTAGAGGAAAAACTTCAAAATGCTCGGGAGGGACTCGAGCACTATCGACAAGAACAACGGTCCCTGCGCGGGCAGGAACTGCGTCGACATGACGAGCAAGTCCAGCAGTTACGCCAGGAACTGCGAACCCTGCAAAATGCGCAACTGGCCAAACAGGAAGAATTGGTCACTGTGTACCGTGAGCAGGAACGGTTGCTCAATGAATACCGAGCGCAGCAGGCAAACTTACGTCAACAAATCCATGCCCTAGAAGATTGTCAACGCACCTTTGATATAGTGAATGGGCAACTACAGCTGCTGATCGCCGAGCATGCCGTCTTACGTGGGCGCGTTAGACCGTATTTACTGCAGCACCGTGAGGATCGCCGGCAGTTGCGTGAGCAAGCGCGTCAGATCGAGGCTTTACAAACGCTCCTGCGTCAAATGATGCCTTCCACCTAA